CGCCTCTTCATCGACGAGGTGATGCCGCATTTCGCCGCCCGCGAGCGGGACAGCGCCAAGGCGCCGCGCCTGGCTGCTGTGGGGCACTGAGCCATGGCCGGAGGCTCGACCGCTCGGCGTCTCGAGGCTGCGGAAGGGGCGCAGAGCCTGACCGTCGGCGGCGTGACGCTCAACTATCGCGTGGTGGGGCAGGGCGAGCCGCTCATCTGCATCCATGGCGTCGGCTCTTATCTGGAGGCCTGGGAAGGCGTTGCCGAGCGCCTCTCCGACCGCTTCCGCATCCTGACTTTCGACCTGCGCGGCCATGGCCGGTCGAGCAAGGTGCGCGGGCGCTACGAGATCGACGATTTCGTCGGTGACGTGCTGGCGCTGGCCGACCATGCCGGCTTCGACAGTTTCAATCTCGCCGGCTTCTCGCTCGGCGGGCTGATCGCGCAGCGCATCGCGCTGACGCATCAGCAGCGCATCCGCCGGCTCGTGCTGCTCGCGACGGTGGCCGGGCGGACGGAGGAGGAGCGCGAGCGGGTCGAGGCGCGGCTCGCGGCCCTGCAGGCCGGCGATCGCGGCTCGCATTACGACGCCTCGCTCTCGCGCTGGCTGACCGAAGGTTTCCAGGCAGAGAACCCTGAGCTCATCACGAAGCTGCACCAGCGCAACGCGGAGAACGACCCGGAGTGCTATGCTGCGGCCTATCGCGTGCTGGCGCAGACGGATTTCGGCGGGCTGCTCGACCAGATCCGCGTCCCGGTCCTGATCGCGACCGGCGAGGAGGATGCCGGCTCCAATCCGCGCATGGCGCTCTACATGCACGAGCGCATCACCGGCTCGAAGCTGCATATCCTGCCGGGCCTGCGTCACTCGATCCTAACCGAGGCGCTCGGACAGGTCGCCGGGCTGATGCGCGATTTCCTCGGCGACGGCAGGGAGGAACAGCAAGCATGATCGTAGAGGAACGCATCTACCGCATCCGCAACGGGCGCATGGGCCGCTATCTGCAGCTCGTGCGCGAGGAGGGGCTGGCGATCCAGCAGCCGATCCTCGGCCAGCTGGTCGGCTACTTCACGACCGAGATCGGGGCACTCAGCCATGTGACCCATCTCTGGGCCTATGCCGATTTCGAGGACAGAACACGCCGGCGCCAGCAGCTCGCGGATGATCCGCGCTGGCAGGCCTTCCTGCCGAAGCTTTCGGAGAACATCGAGCAGGCCGAGAACCGGATCCTGCTGCCCACGGATTTTTCGCCGCTGCGC
Above is a genomic segment from Bosea sp. NBC_00550 containing:
- a CDS encoding alpha/beta fold hydrolase, whose amino-acid sequence is MAGGSTARRLEAAEGAQSLTVGGVTLNYRVVGQGEPLICIHGVGSYLEAWEGVAERLSDRFRILTFDLRGHGRSSKVRGRYEIDDFVGDVLALADHAGFDSFNLAGFSLGGLIAQRIALTHQQRIRRLVLLATVAGRTEEERERVEARLAALQAGDRGSHYDASLSRWLTEGFQAENPELITKLHQRNAENDPECYAAAYRVLAQTDFGGLLDQIRVPVLIATGEEDAGSNPRMALYMHERITGSKLHILPGLRHSILTEALGQVAGLMRDFLGDGREEQQA
- a CDS encoding NIPSNAP family protein — protein: MIVEERIYRIRNGRMGRYLQLVREEGLAIQQPILGQLVGYFTTEIGALSHVTHLWAYADFEDRTRRRQQLADDPRWQAFLPKLSENIEQAENRILLPTDFSPLR